From the Helicoverpa zea isolate HzStark_Cry1AcR chromosome 26, ilHelZeax1.1, whole genome shotgun sequence genome, one window contains:
- the LOC124642933 gene encoding transmembrane channel-like protein 7, with amino-acid sequence MSGGNSKNKARSKKQEGWEEAGGEFYQELYPGGEQELFDNLQRADAAKLATLLPSKQARNTTTVKRARSQNERRQSTYARTTQSRDIHLSMLPDLSENLSNEERTWEEIMQIKAMPVPMNQKRELKARLQNATKLRLQGFEQLQWRQRKVWHRFRIRLSEVVGKLELWQSPMKEIEGKFGTGVVSYFLFLRWLLFLNVAISLLIILFLILPTSVLKEVEYDCDGYEPNSTICCSQYYLTKNLTDTNVFLDVIQGTGWMERTILFYGVYSDQIYTYFLNNLFESELYYNMPMAYILVAISWVLLSLIAIVKTAAKGFKERLVENEGQFYKYCNLVFGGWDFCIHNDKSAKIKHKALYNEIKGYLEEEKYNEERQLRTRESQILIYFKRLLINVIVFVILIASGVLIYFAFNYSTDRLNEEVSENVEDETRIDTNTTHSEKFTLKLYREGGMFFGQLENTLLEFLPFICIVVLNLIVPEIFSYLIQFESYTPAHVLIITLLRTVLLRLSSLAVLLSQMYMYVRDNGFVCSYTKDESSSKLECWETYVGQQLYKLILTDFAVQFVTTFFINLPRAFLARHTNSRCFKIIGEQDFYLPKHVLDIVYTQTIIWMGSFFCPFLPIIGTIFYFLIFYIKKFTCLTNCTPSPVVYKASKSKSLFMAVLLLGFIASIAPVAYSVAEIFPSINCGPYRGYNNVWEFVVQTFDGFPFIVREFIFRMGTSTFAVPAFAVLLFFLYYYWAVAAANRHMVTVLKNQLVLEGHDKQFLLNRLSAFIRQHQKRCERRNRASFADDDSIRQSSR; translated from the exons CCACGACGGTGAAGCGCGCGCGGTCTCAGAATGAGCGGCGGCAGTCCACCTATGCCAGGACCACGCAGAGCCGGGATATACATCTGTCTATGTTACCCGATTTATCCG AGAACCTATCAAATGAGGAGCGTACCTGGGAGGAGATCATGCAGATCAAAGCGATGCCAGTTCCTATGAACCAGAAACGTGAACTCAAGGCTAGACTACag AACGCCACAAAACTTCGTCTACAAGGGTTCGAACAACTTCAATGGCGACAACGGAAAGTCTGGCATCGATTCCGAATAAGATTATCCGAAGTAGTCGGAAAACTAGAGCTCTGGCAATCCCCCATGAAAGAAATAGAAGGCAAGTTCGGTACAGGAGTAGTCTCCTATTTCCTCTTCCTCCGATGGCTTCTATTCCTCAACGTTGCTATATCCCTTCTTATTATCCTTTTCCTAATTCTCCCAACTTCAGTCCTCAAAGAGGTAGAATACGACTGCGATGGGTACGAACCAAATTCTACCATTTGCTGCTCTCAATATTACCTAACAAAGAATTTGACGGATACCAATGTGTTTCTCGATGTGATCCAAGGCACAGGTTGGATGGAACGGACCATACTTTTTTACGGAGTGTATTCGGACCAGATTTACacgtattttttaaacaatttgttcgAAAGTGAGCTCTATTATAACATGCCTATGGCTTATATTCTTGTCGCTATTTCGTGGGTACTTCTTTCATTAATAGCCATTGTGAAAACTGCCGCCAAAGGTTTTAAAGAGCGTTTGGTAGAAAATGAAGGTCAGTTTTATAAGTACTGTAACCTCGTGTTTGGAGGCTGGGATTTTTGCATCCACAACGACAAGTCAGCTAAAATCAAACATAAAGCGTTATATAACGAAATCAAAGGTTATttggaagaagaaaaatataacgAAGAAAGGCAGTTAAGAACTAGGGAATCACAAATATTGATATATTTCAAACGTTTACTTATCAATGTAATTGTGTTTGTAATACTTATTGCTTCAGgggttttaatatatttcgcGTTTAATTACTCCACGGATAGATTAAATGAGGAAGTTTCCGAAAATGTTGAAGATGAAACTAGAATTGATACAAATACGACACACAGTGAAAAGTTTACCTTAAAGCTGTATAGAGAAGGTGGCATGTTCTTCGGCCAACTAGAAAACACGTTGCTAGAATTCCTACCATTTATATGTATAGTAGTTTTAAATCTTATAGTCCCAGAAATATTTAGCTATTTAATACAATTCGAGAGTTATACCCCAGCTCATGTGCTAATTATAACTTTATTAAGAACAGTTTTGTTAAGGCTATCGTCCTTAGCGGTGCTTCTAAGTCAAATGTATATGTACGTGAGAGATAATGGTTTCGTCTGTTCATACACGAAAGACGAATCTTCGTCAAAACTCGAATGTTGGGAGACATATGTCGGACAACAGCTATACAAGTTAATACTCACGGATTTTGCCGTACAATTTGTCACAACCTTCTTCATAAATTTGCCGAGAGCGTTCTTAGCACGACACACGAATAGTAGGTGTTTCAAAATCATAGGCGAACAAGACTTTTACTTGCCAAAACATGTCTTAGATATAGTGTACACACAAACTATAATATGGATGGGCTCATTTTTCTGCCCGTTTCTACCAATCATcggtacaatattttatttcttaattttctaTATAAAGAAGTTCACTTGTTTGACGAATTGTACGCCGTCGCCGGTCGTGTATAAAGCTTCGAAGTCAAAATCTCTGTTCATGGCTGTTCTATTGCTGGGTTTTATTGCTTCCATTGCTCCGGTAGCTTATTCTGTTGCGGAAATATTCCCCTCTATCAACTGTGGGCCATATCGAGGTTATAACAACGTCTGGGAATTTGTCGTGCAAACATTTGACGGATTCCCATTCATTGTTCGGGAGTTTATCTTCAGAATGGGAACTTCTACGTTCGCTGTCCCGGCTTTTGCtgtattattattctttttgtATTATTACTGGGCCGTGGCTGCAGCGAACAGGCATATGGTGACAGTTCTAAAAAACCAGTTGGTGTTAGAAGGCCATGATAAGCAGTTTCTACTGAATAGATTGAGTGCGTTTATAAGGCAGCATCAGAAACGATGTGAGAGGAGGAATAGAGCTAGTTTTGCGGATGATGACTCAATTAGACAGAGTTCTAGGTAA